Within Candidatus Methylomirabilota bacterium, the genomic segment CAGACGCCAGGAACCGCCTTGGCCTCCTTGATCCGCAGCGACGTCGCGGCGGCCTCCACGGGACTCAGATCGATCGCCCCGGACGCGGCCGCGGTCGAGGCCGTGGCCACGCCGTATCTCAGGAAGTCGCGTCGCGACAGACTCATGGCGACACTCCTCTGTGATGACAGGATTGGACGGTCCGATCGGACCAGGTCGCCGGCCCGCCCTACACCTCAGGGCTCGCCAGCTCATCCCACGCCCGGCGCAGCACGACGATCCTCGTGAGGCGCCCGCTCGCGGGCTCGACCTTGATGATGTCTCCGGGGTTCAGTGCGTCGAGGCCCGCGCTGCTATTCTCGTCCGTGACGACGAGCGTCTCCGACGAACACGAGAGCTCGGTGCACGCGCCGGCCTCACCCCTGACACGCAGGCGGCCCTCGGCACGGTTCACTTCGACGACCATCAGGCGGGAACGCTGAATATGCTCGGCGAGGCTTTGCGTCATGCTGAAGCCTCCTCGAAGTCAAGTCGGTCGGAATCTTCCGGAAATACTACGGAACTGGTCTGACCAGCGTCAAGCCGCAGCGCGTCTAATCGGATGGGTCCGGAAGGGGGAGCTCGCCCGGGTCGGCCGGCGCGGACCCGTCCGGCGCCTCAGCCGGGGGAGCGTAGCGCATGAGGCACTCGTCCAGGAGCCGCTTCGCGTCGCCCAGCCGTCCGGCCCGAAGGGACTCCACGATCTCCCGCCGTGTGGCCAGGCTCACGACGGGCCCGTTCGTGAGGGGGTTGTAGTAGCGGCCGAGCTCGAGGAGCGAACGGTCGACGAACCCGACGTCCGACAGGCTCGCCTCGATCCGGCGGAAGAGATCGAGCGCGGGGTCGTCCCGCCGCCGCGACCGGAGGCCGCGGCGGAGCGCCTGGTACTTCGCCTCGAGCGAGGACTCGTCACTCATGCGCGTCTCGGCCGCCGCATGCCGCCCGACCGCGTCAGCGGCGCGCCGCGACGGCCCCGCCACCCAGGAGAACCGCGTCGCCGGCGTAAAGGTTCAGGCTGTCTGGCCTGACGTAGCCGCAGACCGTGATGTTGAGCTGCTCGGCCAGGGCGACGGCCATCTCGGTCGGCGAGGTGCGGGAGGCGACGACCGGCACCCCCATGCGCGCCGCCTTCAGGAGCATCTCGGACGAGACGCGACCGGTCGAGAGCAGGATGCGGTCCTCGCTCGGGATCCCGCGCGCGAGCGCCTCGCCCTTCACCTTGTCCACCGCGTTGTGGCGCCCCACGTCCTCGGCGACGACCAGCAAGCGCTCGGCGTCGCCGAGCGCCGCGCCGTGGATGCCCCGTGACTCCCGGTAGTGCACGGCCGCCGCGAAGAGGTCCTTCATCCGCGCCGAGAGCGCCTCCGGCGCCACGCGCAGCGACGACGCGAGCCGGGGGAAGAGCCGGTGGTCGATGCGGAACGTGATCCCGCCCCCGCAGCCCGAGGTCAGGATGCGCTCGGTCGGGAGCGTGACGGGACGCGCGAGGGTCACGTCGGCCCGGCCGTCCACCGGCGAGACCTCGAGCCGCACGATCTCGTCGAGGGCGTCGATCACCTTCTCCATCCACAGGTAGCCGACGACGAGCGCGTCGAGCTTGATCGGCGTGCAGAGCAGCGTGAGGAACTTCTCGCCGTTGACGTACACGGTCAGCGGCTGCTCGCGCACCACCTCGCCGACGACCTCGTCGGCGCGACCGCGGTGGACCCTGACGTATGTGCGCATGCGCGATCTCGCCCGCGATTCTAGCGCGGATAGATGACCCGGACCAGCGCGAGGCCGTGCGCCGGCGCCGTCGCGCCGGCCAGGCGGCGGTCGCGCGAGGCGAGGACCTTCGCGAGCCACTCCGGGTCGCGCGCCCCCCGTCCGACGGCGACGGCGCTGCCCACGATCGTGCGTGCCATGTGATGGAGGAACCGGTCCGCCGAGAGCAGCAGGGCGACGCGGCTGCGGCGACGGACGACGTGGACCGCCCGCACGCGGCAGACCGGGTCCTTCTGTCGCCCGGGC encodes:
- the fdhD gene encoding formate dehydrogenase accessory sulfurtransferase FdhD, translating into MRTYVRVHRGRADEVVGEVVREQPLTVYVNGEKFLTLLCTPIKLDALVVGYLWMEKVIDALDEIVRLEVSPVDGRADVTLARPVTLPTERILTSGCGGGITFRIDHRLFPRLASSLRVAPEALSARMKDLFAAAVHYRESRGIHGAALGDAERLLVVAEDVGRHNAVDKVKGEALARGIPSEDRILLSTGRVSSEMLLKAARMGVPVVASRTSPTEMAVALAEQLNITVCGYVRPDSLNLYAGDAVLLGGGAVAARR